From the genome of Marasmius oreades isolate 03SP1 chromosome 1, whole genome shotgun sequence:
GGTGAGCTTGGGCCCACTTTACCTATTTGCGAACTCTAGACCTAGACCACTTTTTCTCACCAGATTCAGGCCCAATATAGTTTTGAAAGGAGGTGGACCTTGGGTAGAAGACCAGTGGACGGAAGTTTCGATTGGTACCAAAATCGAGGTTGCCAAAAATGCCCCTTCTATTCTCATCGTCGGGAAGTGTGTGCGATGCACGGTATGTTGCTGAAAGTGAGGCCGCACCCATGACTGATTTCCTTTGTGGACTAGCTACCAAACGTTTCGCCAGAAACGGGAGAGAAAGACAAGTCGGTTCCGCTTAAAGTTTTGATGAAATTTAGATTGGGTCTTGATCCTAACCGTAAGTACTCTGCTTGTGTCGGCACTTGGGGGGCACCATTACAGGAGGGAGTAGTAAAAGTCGGTGATAGGGTTTTCGTTCGGAAGAAGCTTACTGAATAGTCTTTTATTTCCTATGCGTCCGTGTGACTTCATCTCTCAATCCTGAAGATTATATTCTCCCAGTTCTTTTAAAGTTGCAAGTCTAGACGAGACCTCGTAGCTGTCCTCACAGCGGTGACATTATTGGATTTGACTTATCGTTACAGGCAGGCGTCTGGAATATTTTGACTCACAGTTGAGGAGTTGCTTCTCGCTGGCAAGCATCTGCTCATCCTCAAATGTTCCATCAGTCAATCCATACAATCGAAGGGCTCAGACGTCTATGTTCGTGTGCTACCTCCATGACCTCTCGAAGTCGCTGGTGCATCATTCCTGAGTCGACGTTTGACACAAGAACGCTACCCGCACTCAAACTCTAACGTGACAGTGTCTTGATTTTTCGATCCCTCTGTTCCGACACGGCTATGTCTAGTCCCCAACTCTCATCAAGCTACGAACTTGTGGCTAAACGCAGCCATCGTGCTGCATAATGATGTCCATGATTTACGTGCCATCAATAATGATTGTTGTCAAGAGGATTGCAACAACGCTGCCAAACGCTGCACTCGAGGCGCGAGGCTCGGTCGGTCAGCCCAAAATGCGCGAGTCTCAATTTTTCCGGAAGGGGTATGATAACTTTTTACTTACTCATTTTACCTAGGCCAGTCTCTTTGCGACAGAAACTGTCAGTCTTCCCGCTACGCGTTCTGCAGGCTATACTTACCATGGTCTTGTCGACAGGAAGGTAGATTCTAGTATCCCAGAGAATCACTCAGCTGTTCCCAAAGACTTGGTCGATCCTCGTGTTTTGACTCATCTCGAATGGCATATTCGGTCGGCTTGAGCCACGTCCTCAAGTCCTCCACGGGTTATCATCGCCAAGCGGCTTGAAATCTGATACTCCATCGGCTTGATGTCCGCGCAGCGTTATTGATGGCCAGCGCAGCCCAGAGTTACAGCGGATTGAAGTCTGAAGTTTGAAGTCTAGCGCTACTGTCTTCTGCATCGATTGACAGAATAAACCTGATATGTCCTAGCCTGCTTTTGAGCATTTTTCGAAAAGCAACCAATCCAAAGCACGCATATGACAGATCATTTGAGAATTTAAGGGGCGGGACAGGCACATACCCACAATTGAATCAACCCATATGGCTCGCGCCGGGATCACGTGCACGGTGGAAGAATTTGTCGGACGTGCCTAGAGTAGCAATTATCTCGTACCTACGACTTTGATCATCAAGTCCTTGTCCTCAACATCCACGGCGACGGGCTCGCCATCTGTTTTAACAACGGAAGCCACGACGTCGGCCATTTATTATGGCCAGGAAATGGTTCTCTACTGGGACTTCGCAGGTCCAGTCACCGAGGGACAATCCCAAAGCTGCAGCTATACCTCTAATAACATCTGCAGATGCGAAGAAATTTGGCCTAGAGAATGTGCGTAACCCGCGGACTACTACTATCGCTTAATATTGATTATTCAATACGACAGTTTGGGAATACCTGGTATGATTTCGCAGAGCCTGGTTCAGGACCAAAGTGCTGACGTTTCGTTGGGGATCTTCCAGCTATGCCAACTCTGTCATACAAGCACTATATTTCTGTTCACCGTTCAGAAACTTATTATTACAATACTTGGATCCTTCAGCACCTCAAGTCAGCGTCGAGCAACTCACCAACGGCAATCTAGTACCGCCGTCACCAATATGCGCCCCGCGAAAGCCCGAACGAAAGGCTTCTATCTCAGGCGCTCCAGGAAGCACAATACCCCCCAATACGACCCCAAGCAATGCAGTAATATCGATACCGTCCTCACCACCCTCCCTATTCTCCGCACTCCGTTCTCTGTTCGTATACATATCAACTCATCCCTCCGACAAGGGTACAGTCGCACCCCGTGCTTTCATCGACAAACTCAAGGATTTGAACGAATCATTTCGTTCGACTATGCATCAGGATGCCCATGAATTCTTCAACTATCTTCTCAACCAGGTTGTGGAGGAAATACAGGCAGACGGACAGCAGAATAGTTCCTCGTCCGTagaagattgtgagtggtgatTGTGGACTCGGCGAAGTTGTATACCCGAGATCTAACTTTGTGACTCAGTGGCTAACTCCATCGCTACACTCGCATCGAAAGGAGCTCCAACTACCGCCAGTGGAAATTCGGGTACACCGCCCGAGATTGCCACACTAGTCCATAAACTGTTCGAAGGTACACTGTCGAGCGAAACCCGATGCCTCACTTGTGAAACTGTTCGTGTTTGTTACCATCTTGTCCGGCAAATGTCACTTACAAATCTCACCTCAGGTTTCGTCCCGGGACGAGTCGTTTCTCGACCTCTCGATCGACATCGAGCAAAATTCTAGTGTTACTGCGTGCCTACGCCAATTTAGTGCCAGCGAAATGCTGTGCCACAAGAATAAATTCTTCTGTGACTCTTGCTGTGACTTGCAAGAAGCCGAAAGACGGTTAGAGACTTTTGAATTACGGTTGCCATCTGCTTGTGGCTGACTATGTCGTACAGGATGAAGATAAAAAAGCTACCAAACGTTCTTGCTCTTCATCTCAAACGGTTCAAGTACCAGGAGGATGTCAAGAAATACATCAAACTCGCGTACCGGGTTGCATTCCCCCTTCAGTTGCGGCTTTTCAATACGGTAGATGATACCGATGACGCAGATAGATTGTACAACCTCTTCGCCATCGTTATACATATAGGAAGGTGCGCGTGATTTTATTATGCCGTATTCAACTGATCTCATCTTTTTTTATCTTGTCGCAGTGGCCCTCACCACGGACACTATATTTCCATCATCAAAACTCTTGGTTCCTGGCTTGTGTTCGATGATGACCACGTGCACCCTATTTCAGAAAGCGATATCCCAAAATACTACGGCGAAAACAATGCGGGATCTGCGTACGTACTTTACTACGAAGCCGCAGATATCGATCCTCCGGCATTGGGTATACGTACTCCTCCCGTTGCTTTGTCTACTACTTCCGTATATCCCACCTCGGAGGCGATACCTACCGTCCCGTCACCCCAGGCACCCACACCTGTGCTACCTCCGGGCCTTACGGAAGAAGGCGACTCATCCGACCTTAGTGACCCTTCGTTCCCAATAACGCCATCCCAATCTAACTCTCCACTACTACCGCCAGAATATGAGAACTCACCACCTCCCAAGGTTGATGAACCTGTGACTCAACCTACGACTTCCGACATCCCGAACCATCCAAGTGGGCGCGGTAGACCACCCTTTTCGCCAGTGCGAAGGAGATCATCCATTCGACCAACGACAGCAGGCGATCTGGAGTCGGAACGCTCCGATCCCGACATATTGACCGATTTAGTCCCAACGTTGCACGCTGGAGATGGTCGAAGTGAGTCATCGGCACCCAGTACAAGCGGTCATGAGGATGGATTGACCTCATCGACGCCACCCCTGATACCACCGGAGaacaaggagaaggagaaggagaaagagaaatcGCCGCACAGGAAGACTAGTGGATGGTTTAGACGCAGGAGTCTTCGAGTAGAGCGCCCAAGTACTGGTCATGGGCCCGAGTTGATTCCAGCTTCACCAAACCTGAAACACGCGGATGAACAGTCACCAGCTCAAACATCCTCCACGTCGTCGTCGAATGGGTCATCCTCAACATGGTATAAACACAATCAAACGACCCAGGAGAACAAGACGCGTAAAGACGGTACAGGGCTTTTCCGTAGTCCACGCCCGAAATCGAGCGCCGGTGGACTCACTGTCAGGCCTCCCAGAGACCGGCATTCACTTCATGAACATTCTGACACCCTTCCTTCAGCGACATCTTCCACAGGGTCTACTCAATCTATGTCCTCTGGTCTATTTTCAACGCATCATAATCAAATATTGGATCTCCCGCCCCCCAGAAAGTCGTCATTGGCTAATATCCCGCCCATCGCAACGTCTTCCTTACCGCCCACCTTACCCCCATCACCACAAACGCCGACATCCAAATCATCAAGATCTCCGGAGCGCAAACTATCTTTCCCTCATTTAACCAATAAAAGGACACATCGGAAAACATCCATTGACCATCCTCGCCCTTCAACCGCTCCCGGTATACCGGCAGAGGGTTTGTTATCGCAGTCCAGACCATTACCTCCACTTCCGCCGCTACCGCCACCCGATGTAGTCGCTGCAAGTCCCATTCTCAACGGCAATGCACACCCGTGGTTCGCCACGAAGGAAGATAGCACCCCTCGACCTCTCACTTCGGTGCCTAGAATAATGACCTCCGACTTTCCCGTAGCCTCACCTGGATTGCACACATTTGCAGGTCAAAACAGTTCAGGGAGCACTGCGAGTAGCAGTAGTAGTAGCGCAGCAGCTAATTTTAAGCGTGCCACCCGGAAGCTGAGTATATCGTCTCCGATACTTGGCAGTTTTGGGTttgggaagaaggagaaggaaagaaaggaaaaggagagaTCACAGGCACCGACATCTTTCCCATTTCAAATCGCATAACGCGATTTCTACACTAGATGGGTTCTTTGTTTATTCGCTCACTGTTTCacgttcttttttctttctctaccttaccTAGGTCTTTCTATCCGTTTCGCGTGTGTAAGGAGCGGAAAGGTCTTCAAGTATCAAGCGtcatttttatatttttatATTCATAACAGCATCAACTTGCTCGACGCACAATCTGTATCTTGTTCTTCCACTGTTTTTTTTCCCTCGTTCATGCTATAGCTACGGTGTACAGTATACCTGGTGCCCACAACAATTTTTGATATCCGTATCACATTTATTCAAGTTACACCTACAGTACCAAAGAAACACTTGTATAATTTACTCATTAACAATAGCTATCAAGGCAGTTCTTCACTTTTGGGTTTCAGACATGATAAACTCCTTGACGTGCTGCCTACATGGGTCCAGCTGTTTCAATTTTGTTCTTCTTTATGTTTGTGGTCAGTCAAAATATAAAATTCTGAAACAATTTGAGTTCACATTGGACACTTCCATGTCTATTGCTGAGGTGTTGTGTAAAACCACTCTTTCCTTCTGTATCTAGGTCCTACCAAGTAACTCAGTTTTGATGATGAGGGGAGAGCACTTACAAGTTAGAGAGTTGTAAACAAAGAATACCATGGCATAATATATCCGGTATAAGTCTCCGCCCTGAGATCTGGGGTAAAGATAGTGTGGCTCGTCCCAAGTGAGATGCCGATAGCAATTATGAAAGTGAGTCGTTCCACAAACTCGATCCGAGTGGGACTAAATATGAATAGCGGTGGCAGGTCCGCATTATCGACGTGTTTGCAGTAGGAGTTGGCTGGGATGATTTCATGACGGGGATAGTAGTAGGTTGTGGATAAATGTGGGGATTAGAGAAGAGAGAAACGGTGATGACGGTGCTGTGTTTTGCATTTATACTTCACCTCGTCTCCTCGATCATCTCGagctccttttccttttcacaTGTATGGGCCTCCCGGCGTCTAAGCGTCAGTTTCCGAACCTTAGCGCCATGCATTCAAGTTACCAATCAGAGAACACCAATACGGCCTCACCAATACAAGCTGTAGATTGTAATTGGAGTTAGCACTATTGTCTTGTATTACAGACATGTAATAAGAGCAGTTAGAGGATCAACTTAGGCGATGGACTCTTTGGTATTCCCGTCAACGGCGCCTTCTTCAATGTTGCTCGAGAGCCGTCGATAGGCCAATCTTGATTTCGATCATTTTCGACTCGAGGACTCTCGCATGATCTTTGAGATTATATTTCTTTTAGGTAGCGGCCTGTGGGAAGTGAGTTCATCTCGTACCACTTCGGACGGGTTCCGGATATTGCTTTGCGACGTGACGCGTGAGCTTCAAGGCATCACAAAAAACCGGGGAATAGTATATGTCACTACACGTGTTGTCATCATGTGCCAGGATGCCGACACTAGATACTGGAATATCCTTCATTATCTTTTGCTCGCCAGATTATGTAATATACGTCTGTATCATCTGATTAGCATTGATACTCCAAATTGTCAATTCTTGAATGATCTCCATCAAGAAATATGCGGAGCTCATTCCCTGCCGGATTTCTGACATCATTATCATGGCCTGTATAACTCCGCCGTAATTTCCTTGTTTGGTTATCATTAGGGTAACAAGGTATCTGCGAGACATATTGGTGGATGATCATCTTGGAATCAGATAATATTTATTACCATCACCTGTAGAGTAGTAGATAGGTGTATTCTAATCGTGGGACCTTCTGTACATAGTAGGTAGGGCGTGCGCGCGtgtgtaacgcaatcaaaattGTTAACACCTGGTGCAATCCCAGCCAAGAAGAAATTAGCGCGAAGTAAGAGCTTGTACATATAATTGCCTTGATGAGTACCTAAGTTAAAATAGAATGTAATAGCATGTTAAATATATAGATTGTATACAGAAATACAACTGAAAAAACAGTATGAAATGCATGATTGTAGAACTGGGATTAGTCCGGTAATCCCATATGCCCATATGCCGAGATTCACCATATACGGAAGTAATTTTTTAGTAACGTGACTCCCTTATGATAAACCTATATAATCTGCATAATTTCTTATCTACATTATAACTTGTCACCTTAGTTACAGCGGCGGACAATGGGTGGTCGTGATTATGGTGTACCCCCGCCGTTATACTCCAGGATACTCCAGGATACTCCACCTTATCATCTGACAGGGATGTTATCCCGATTACAGGGCATGATATCACAGACACGTGAATATCTTCGAGTATCCGAATCCCCGTTTTTTTGTGAAGAACGGCATCCAATCGCCGCCAAAGTATTAGCTATTAAAAAAGCTAGAGAAAATTCGAATCAGAGGGCATTTCAGATTTTGTAGAGAAAACATAATAGAATAGCCGTACAAAATCTTGAAGCTTACGAGTGATAGCTGAACCGTGTGGATGGATGTCGAGCGGACGTGGAAAGAAAAGACGGGCGCTTATGGGAATGTGATGGCTTGTCTCGTTTGGCAAATCATCCATTGACCACCCCAACCCTTCAACCGTACGGGCAGAGGGTTCGTTATCAGCCTACTTCAGCCCTTATATGACCTCTCAATCTAGTTCCCGAACGGCGGTGTGCGTTCCCCACAAGGGATCCGACCCCCCACTAAGGTAATTATCAAGACAACCACTTCCTAAACCTCAGCCTGGATTCCACACACCGCGGGTCATAACAACAGTTCAGGTAGCACCCGGAAGGCAAGCTGCTGCAAAAATATCATCTTCGATATGTACCTTGGAAGTATTAGAAATAAAACAGTAAGGAGGAAACTGCGACTTGGTATGCTAGTCTAGTACAGTGACAGAGGGGAAAGAACGAAAGCTTCATTGAGGGAAGGGACGAGGGAAGAACGGAAAAAGAACTTTACCGAATAACTAGAAATTGGGTCCGTAGAAACTGGGTAGAAAAGGGAACGGGAAGAACGGTGGAAAGACATCATCATCATAATACCcgtcctcatcgtcgtcgtcgtcgtcgtcgtcttcatcgtcatcgtcctcGTTTTCAGACTCATCCCAATCTACCTCTACTCGTTTCGCAATCTTCTCTACATCATTCGCCCGAAGTCGAATACATGCCTCCAATATCACCTTCTTCAATGGATATCCATTCTCCTCACGCAGCTTCAACGCAGTCAGGAGAGGTTTGAGAAGATTATGCGAATTTTCACGGAAATCCACATCAGCAAATCCGAGCGTCTTCAACGCCGGGAAAAGGGGAGGTTGTGATTGTGTTACCGctgcctcttcctcctgttGCTTCTTCTTACCTGCCGCCTTCTTCTTTCGCGGCTTTCTCTTGGGTGTGAGATTACGGGACATCGTTTTGACAAATTGGAAGGAAGCTTGTTCCATGAGGAACACCGAACTTAGTCGATTCAAGTTTCCTAAATATTGTATGAGGACATCCGGGGAAGGTGGCTCTGTACAGTTGAAACGGAGATTTTCGAGATGTGTGAGAGGACCCAACGCGAGGATTTTTGAAGTCATTTCGGTAACGGTCTCATCTAACATCTCGAGATCGATGGAAAGGTGCGGAATGGGGGTATCAAGGAACTCAGCAACCTCAGAACAATCGCACGAAATATTCCAAGCACGGAAAATCACGACGGTTTCACGATGGTATTTGTAGACTTGTACCTTCAGAGTTTTGATCGCCCTCGCATGATCAGCAGAAGACGAGGACGGGGAGAGGAGTCCGGATATGTAAGCAAAGAGTGAGTTGAAACCTCCGTCTGCAATGGATGGCATGTGGTTTTGAAAGTGTATTCTGGTCGTGTCGGGAAATGACATATGTTGGAGGAGAGTGCAGCAGACTTCGGACCCTACACTCATGGACAAGCTTTTCAAATGAGGAAGTCCAACTGTCGAATCCGAAGGAAGGGGGATACGGTTTGGCGATAAGCAGCTGTCAAGATGAATCTCTCGGAGGGAAGGAGCTCTTTGTAAGAGTTCGAACATATCTTTTATGGTGGGTCGGATGGCTAGTGGTAGCCGTTTCATCGCCAGACGTGTGAGGTTTCCGACCAACGGGGTCTCCCAAGGAATCGAACATCCAACGAGATCTAGATCAGTGAGACGCACCGCTTCTCCACCGAGAAAGTCGCGTGGCAGCACAATCGAAGTTGTTTCATCGGCAACTATCCGAATAGAACGAATCAGAGGCGCTGGCTCGTTCATGTCCTTCAGCACGCCCACCAAGAAATTCCTTGTGATGTTCGAAATCGCGTGAAGATCCAAACTAGCAATACATGCAGGACGCGACACTGCTTCAGTGAAAGCTTCAATGTGGTCCGTACTAAGAGGTGCCGGGATGAAGTCCCAACGAATGTTAAGCGGACTGGATTTCGAATACTTCAATAGTCTTCTCGCAGTTTTGGGGAACATAAAATCGGGGGTAGACCACATTGAGGGAGTACTGTAAGCGATCATGCACCACAGGCGACAAACAAGCAGAATGTTAATCCAATATCGCGACGACCGTCTTGGGGACCTTCTTTCAGCGCGATTCCAACACTCCGTGTGGAATGTGAAAATGGAACCAAGGATTTCTGCAGGGAGACGACAGATAGGAACGTGCAGATTTCGCTCGTATTGGACCCGTTTTAACTCTTCAGTGATCGTTTTGAGCTTCTCATCGAAATCCTGGAGCGTATTGACCGATACAGCTGGAAGTATAAAGAAAGGATTTTGAGTCGTTGTCAAAAGAAATAACCTTAAACACGTACCTATGACTTCTTGAGGGTTCGAATCCATTATGCCACCGTTCACCTAGTGCAAGAATACGAAGTGAGTAGATAGAGAGTGGTAGGCAGAAAGGAATGTAAGGTGATGATGGTCGTTAACGGAGACCTCCTTCTATATATGACAGACGCGCCTAACGGTCTTTAAATTTGTTACGATGACGTGCCTACTACCTCTCATCGTAATTACGGGCTTCCTTCACGTTTATGCAGTAGGTATTAGACTGGTCACATTCGGTATATAGCAAAACCGACAGCAAATTGATAGTAAGTGAGAGAAAAGTCACAGATAAAATGATAATGCAGTGGTACAGTGTGATATGCCAGGACAGAGAGACGGTAGTAAAGCCATACGTAGCACAGGTATCAAAAAACTAACAGGAAGGAACACAAGGCCACGCAATCATTGCGGGTCATCTTCCACATGTTCGACCGACTCGACAATCTCATTGACTAGCTCCATCGAAACACCAGGAATAACTCTTTCGGCTTCGGTGAACGCACGCTGTAACGCACTCAGTGCTACTCGTGCTTCTTGCGAAGATACACGGGGGAAAAGCTATGCGATAATCCGTGAGGTCAATCTTTACATGGATAGAAGGGACGCACCGAGGCAATGGCGGGTAAAATAACCGAATCCAACATTGTCGTATCCGGGACATCTTCGTCAAGTTGCGTACGCCTCATTCGATCTTCGAGTTCATCCTCCCTTTGATATTTCTCGTTACCGTACTGATCACCATAATCCTCGTAATCATCGGACGGCTCTCTCTGGGCCGTTCTTTGGCTCATCCTTGATACACTAGAATTTGCTGCTGCCACAGCTGGAGCCATATGTCGCACCGTAGCCTGATCCGACCGCCGACTTCCTCGTGCATCTGATGGTAAGGGAGGTAGGTCCCCTTTAGCCGTGATGGACGAGCTGGTGGAGTTTCTGCCTCGCAATGAGGATCCAGACGAGTTGGATGATACGTCTGACCGTTGAGTCCCGTTGTTTTCCCATGTTAGAGGCGGCCCGGATACTTGTATGGGGTTTTGATTGCGACCAATGGTCGCCGGACGACTAGCGTGACGGACTGTGCCGAAATCCCAAAGATCTTCTGGGTCTCCCCCTGACGGCCTGTAAGAAGCGATGTTAGAGCTAATATCGAGTTGCAAGACAGGTGAAATACTCACATGTCGGGGACCGTGTCGcgctcttcatcctcataaCGGTCTCCTCCTTCTGCCCTCCAGCGTTCATGGCGTTCGATGAGCTCAGTCAAGTAGCTTGTCTTCTTGGCCATTCGAACAAATTTGTGTCGCAGTAGTTCTCTCGCAGATGGACGCTGAATGAATCCGCTGAGTATTTATCGACCACTCAGAACTCAAATTGAAAGCCTTCTTACCT
Proteins encoded in this window:
- a CDS encoding uncharacterized protein (MEROPS:MER0004311), which codes for MARKWFSTGTSQVQSPRDNPKAAAIPLITSADAKKFGLENFGNTCYANSVIQALYFCSPFRNLLLQYLDPSAPQVSVEQLTNGNLVPPSPICAPRKPERKASISGAPGSTIPPNTTPSNAVISIPSSPPSLFSALRSLFVYISTHPSDKGTVAPRAFIDKLKDLNESFRSTMHQDAHEFFNYLLNQVVEEIQADGQQNSSSSVEDLANSIATLASKGAPTTASGNSGTPPEIATLVHKLFEGTLSSETRCLTCETVSSRDESFLDLSIDIEQNSSVTACLRQFSASEMLCHKNKFFCDSCCDLQEAERRMKIKKLPNVLALHLKRFKYQEDVKKYIKLAYRVAFPLQLRLFNTVDDTDDADRLYNLFAIVIHIGSGPHHGHYISIIKTLGSWLVFDDDHVHPISESDIPKYYGENNAGSAYVLYYEAADIDPPALGIRTPPVALSTTSVYPTSEAIPTVPSPQAPTPVLPPGLTEEGDSSDLSDPSFPITPSQSNSPLLPPEYENSPPPKVDEPVTQPTTSDIPNHPSGRGRPPFSPVRRRSSIRPTTAGDLESERSDPDILTDLVPTLHAGDGRSESSAPSTSGHEDGLTSSTPPLIPPENKEKEKEKEKSPHRKTSGWFRRRSLRVERPSTGHGPELIPASPNLKHADEQSPAQTSSTSSSNGSSSTWYKHNQTTQENKTRKDGTGLFRSPRPKSSAGGLTVRPPRDRHSLHEHSDTLPSATSSTGSTQSMSSGLFSTHHNQILDLPPPRKSSLANIPPIATSSLPPTLPPSPQTPTSKSSRSPERKLSFPHLTNKRTHRKTSIDHPRPSTAPGIPAEGLLSQSRPLPPLPPLPPPDVVAASPILNGNAHPWFATKEDSTPRPLTSVPRIMTSDFPVASPGLHTFAGQNSSGSTASSSSSSAAANFKRATRKLSISSPILGSFGFGKKEKERKEKERSQAPTSFPFQIA